Within Aspergillus oryzae RIB40 DNA, chromosome 2, the genomic segment CCGTACTTGCTAGCTATCTGGATTTGAAGAGTTGAGAGACATCTGGCACGACCATCCATGGCATAGGTGTGACATGGCGCAAATGGGTAGCTTGCGCGATTAGACAGGAGGCGATGATACGACTCTGAGAGCTTAAGCTGCACCATCGATAATACTGCATACAAGCCCAAATTATCGACACAGCTGTCCAGTGGTGCGATCTCCACATTTTCTGACGGTGATAGCACAGTGGGCATTAACATGCACTGGCCCCCACGAATCAATTGAACCCACTGCGTTGGATCTCTGGCTTCGAAGAGCACTTCACTACATGGTAGAATGAGCTGAATATTATCGGAGACGATGATGGGGCTCGTGGATAGGAAGGATGATAGCCAGGCATCCAGGACGAGCAGTGCAATAATTAATCTGCTTGGTCAGTGTGTTTGGGCTTCCGGTTATATCAGGTAACGAACCGTTTAACAGATTCTACTTTGCTCCAGGCTTTCCATCTTAGAACATTGTCTTTAATGCTTTCAAACATACTTTTGTCGAGCAATTGACCTTCGGTAGCCGAAAACAAACCGTGCCTTTGTGCAACCTATATTGAGTTAGCGTGAAGAAGTATGGATAGTCTTCCATATTTACCGATATGAGGTTGACATAGAGCATCTGGCTTTTCTCAATATGGCCCTTCTCCTACATGTTGATCAGTATCTAGAAGCGCCTCGGGTGAGACACTACGTACCCCAGTCAGAGCAGCTAGATTAAGGAAAAGAGCGGCTGCTGCAAATGCCGACATAGCGTTTCCCGAGCTTTCAGTGCCAACAGAACACATGGCCAATTCAGCCGTAAGTTTCTCCAGGACGAACTGGTAGAAAATCATATCAGTAAACCAATGGTCTGCGGGATTTCTCTAGGGCGCATCTTACAGTGAAATTCTTAGATACGAAAGAAGCTGTACCCTGTGTTCCTAGGAAAGTCATCCCGATTAGACACATGACATAGAGCACCGAAGGACTAGTGTTTTTGGCGGAAAAGGTTGGGACATGGATAAAGGGTACAAGCGGATGAAAGTTGCGAAAGTAGAGGTCAAGTGCCATGTCTAAGATTTCAGCGGGAGGAAACTGGGCAAGAGCTATCAGTGCCGAGTCGTAAGCTGGAGGAGCGCTGGAAGTACGATTTCGTTGGCTGTATAGTCGCATGTATCCAAACGTGGCATGAAGGTGTCTTCTGCAATCCTCATCAAGACCATATCTTGACTTCTGCAGTAATACAGGCGGACTACTTGGTGATTGCCCAGGGTGCGCCGCAAAGATATTGTCTATGCTGCCGTACGCCACCTCCCGCCAAATACCATTGATGAGGCGCCCGGTGCTATTCGATGGACCCAGCCAACAGTTCTGAACTTTGGCAAATCTATCATTCGGAATAGTTGCACCGGCTTTTGTATCGTCTGTATCAGCAGAGGGCCCGTCATGTCGCTGGGGGCGCTGTGTCGTGGAGGTTCCTACGTTCTCCTCGGTCAGACCGATATTAGAGTCATGCCCAAAATCCAAAGAACCAGGATATGAAGTTGCATCAGAAGGGTTCAGCCACAGCTGGAGCGAATCATTTGGCATAGGATCAAATACAGGCCCTCTGTAGGACGGTTGGTATACCGTTGGTTCCTCGAAATACGTTTGTTGGTCAACCACAAGCATTGAATTGGCATCCGGCTCGGTGCGCGCATGATGGGACGAGACGTCCGCCAGAAAGTCCAGTGATGATGGGAGACCTGCTGCCGCAGTGGTGGGTATGTCGCGAGGCCCTACCGCTTGCGTGTGGATTGAGTTAGAGTAAACGCCGGCATCCACATTAGGAAAGAATTGTTGACCATTGTCAGGGATATTGGACGGTTGATAATGGAAGTCCTGGGCCGATGATGCGGGGGGCTGTTGGTCGAGTGCCTTGGTGGTTGAGTGCGCAGCTGGACCATTATGGCCCTTAGCATGACGGCTTAAAACATCGCTGGAGTTTGTAAGTTATAGTCGCTTACCCGTCGAATGCAACCTGTGTATGTGCAGGCTATCCAATGTTTAAAGAATGCTTATCGCGTTAGAAGCTGCATACCTTCGAGAGAACCGTTTGTGGCAGACATTGCATTCGTAGGGCTTTTCTTTGGTATCTATGATATATTAAAACCCATTCTGGAGAAAGATCTGGGCGCAGTTGACTGACGGGACCGTTCATGGCGCTTGAAGTGCTCTGTCTTTTTGAAGCGACGGTCACAGATGTTGCACTTCTTGATAACCATCGTGAAGCTCGCGGAGCTGCAAGGACAGATAGTCGATTAATCTCTCGGACTGCGAGAGCATTGCACTCAGTCAAAGTtgtcaagatgaagaggagtaAGGAGTAGGCACAAATTGAGTTGTAgtagaagcaaagaagaaaaaaagaaatgggGGCATGCGGGATGGGGAAATCCATTTGGGTTTCTAATCTCAGCTAGTaacaatacatacatacattacTGAAGGTAGCTAATGGCTGGATATCATGTTTGTATTAAAAAGTACGTACTCTTGCTGACTGTCAGTGCAGACAATCTGACTGCAGTTATCCCATACCTTTCTCTATACTATACTCATTAAGACCTATGGTAGTTATATTATTGTTGTACGTAATATGGATGTTGCTGCAGTGACCCGTCTGGCATAAATATTATACATAGTTTACAACCAGCTGCAGCAGTGGTGCCCCATTTTAGTACCCCGTGGGGAAGCTAGATAGATGTAGTACCTCGTTATCAACGCCACGATCAGAAGCAATTACAGGTACTGTAAATAGTCACCTCTAGGGATCTCAGCAACTGACTCAAATTTCCCATACATTGAGTATTCAGGTATCTCAACTGTATTCAGCCTTGATAAATTACAGTCCTCTCCTTGGCGGCAAGCGGGGGAAAAGTCGGCATTTGCGGCGCCATTCAATTGCCGATCGCTCTGTTTGCCGCAACCCTATTTACTAGTCCTATCGAATAACGACTAACTATATTACTAACAATATCTTTGCGATGTGTGCACTCTATGGGGAATTAGTTACCAGTGTCAACCATCTTTTGTCGTGGTACTCACAAAGACTGCAATCATTGAACAAACAAGTTAGTCAGGTGTGTGCTAGAGTCAAGCGATTTAGGCAAGGGAATCAACGAATTCTCCACTGattgaaagagaatagaCAAAGATAGCTTCTATATGTGATCAAAGCTGCTATGGTCTATGTGTCTTGTCCATACAGTCTAGGCCTAGCAATTAAGATGGGTGATTAGACTCAAACACATCGGCCTCCTCTTGGCTTGAGCTTCCTCATGGCATCCAAGCATAGTGACGGACCACAACTTGCATGTGGGGCTCGGGacaactactccgtagattAGACTTAACTATAGTATAGCCTTATAAGCTATGGTGGAGATTGGAACTCAAGAACATAATGTGGAAAACGATGCATTGCCATAGTTTAGTCGTATTTGGTGCTATCAGGTCCGACCTACTATCTGGATTACCTCCCGCCATAATACCCTCGGCTCAGCGTCGGATGAGGATTCATGAGGAGAACGTTCTCAAATCGGTCATTGGCATCATTCTGCAAGCTCATTTGATTATCGTCATCATTAGGGTGACCAACATGTCGTACGAGCTCGTATAGTTGGCAAGCAAACGCTGCAACTCTTGAATGCTCACGGAGATAGGGCTAACAGAAGCAACGGCACTTAATATTATACCCTAGAGTCTCCAAATGACCTTGCTGAGACCGTTGGACAAAAACTGTCTCTCTAGATAGTGTCGACGATACAATCATGTGATTTTGCAAATATATGGGCTCCGGTGCGCCAAGATTGATCGGAGCCATTTGATGCGGCGACAAAAGTACGATAACGACGCCTTAACATCTACGTTGCGGAAAGTCAATCACTAAGTTTCTACGCTACAGCGTTGACCGTTGAGACTAGCCCTATTGATCCAATCAGATTACCAGGTTTAATTAACTATCCGATCTGGTCTGCCGAATGCTACGCTAAACACCCAACTGCAGATGGCTCCCTGTGCGCTCTCGCATGTTAGGTAATGCTCCACTAAGCGTTACGATTAGTGGCTTTTTGCAAATCAGGACTGCACAGGTGGCAgcatgaaggaaagaaaagtgggcACGATACCTCTGACACAAGCCATTGATCGGTTCATCATACCATTTGATCTGTTCCCCGGTCCACTGACAGGGATATCTCAAGGATGAAGCCTCGGTAGGGGCAGCTGCTTTAAACCACAACGCCCGccccc encodes:
- a CDS encoding uncharacterized protein (predicted protein); amino-acid sequence: MVIKKCNICDRRFKKTEHFKRHERSHTKEKPYECNVCHKRFSRSDVLSRHAKGHNGPAAHSTTKALDQQPPASSAQDFHYQPSNIPDNGQQFFPNVDAGVYSNSIHTQAVGPRDIPTTAAAGLPSSLDFLADVSSHHARTEPDANSMLVVDQQTYFEEPTVYQPSYRGPVFDPMPNDSLQLWLNPSDATSYPGSLDFGHDSNIGLTEENVGTSTTQRPQRHDGPSADTDDTKAGATIPNDRFAKVQNCWLGPSNSTGRLINGIWREVAYGSIDNIFAAHPGQSPSSPPVLLQKSRYGLDEDCRRHLHATFGYMRLYSQRNRTSSAPPAYDSALIALAQFPPAEILDMALDLYFRNFHPLVPFIHVPTFSAKNTSPSVLYVMCLIGMTFLGTQGTASFVSKNFTVAQRHGLFSATEGQLLDKMLFEARDPTQWVQLIRGGQCMLMPTVLSPSENVEIAPLDSCVDNLGLYAVLSMVQLKLSESYHRLLSNRASYPFAPCHTYAMDGRARCLSTLQIQIASKYGYILGRLDPNASILWHNMCMNLTADVQIFELAAGRAGPGPARKALNDIAAWSQTPAARRACLHAAHVYKIMIHRKASDHITFHSVFSLFTAALVLGLYIYMVPSSTEPQTGGTPIDILDDIDWNSLCGEGFTSFMEPNGAQSCTESDEAAVNFIRNGGTVYFRGVPFQSGYNSARRILLDYAGLLKDTGKWSVRKFSHVLYIMSDVLMDMD